In a genomic window of Seriola aureovittata isolate HTS-2021-v1 ecotype China chromosome 11, ASM2101889v1, whole genome shotgun sequence:
- the cd28 gene encoding cytotoxic T-lymphocyte protein 4 has protein sequence MFLTHCVMGLTVLTVLSFCLPVWSAVKVIQPYRVVSINGTAQVQCFIEPQPSFHLNQPSNDQRRQYPYPNPEEVRVSLLKGLHGTQKLCSSIPNFQDHGQTGVEKEEEVQCSVTLREGAVEVTVSGLKATDTDVYRCGIEVLYPPPYLRLTGNGTLIHVLDNPHCPLEGPQTAIAHQGGEEEDDEGDERIAPVSIPVVVLVLLVIIVLIIIIYFQSVQCQQGRREIVRSVHGGPYKVDAVAFSCDDMA, from the exons ATGTTCCTGACACACTGTGTGATGGGATTGACTGTGTTGACAGTCCTCAGCTTCTGCCTGCCTGTGTGGAGTG CTGTGAAGGTGATCCAGCCCTACAGAGTGGTGAGCATCAATGGTACGGCACAGGTCCAGTGCTTCATCGAACCCCAACCTTCCTTCCACCTGAATCAACCATCCAATGATCAAAGGCGTCAATACCCTTACCCCAACCCAGAGGAGGTCCGTGTGTCTCTGCTGAAAGGCCTCCACGGCACCCAGAAGCTCTGCTCGTCCATCCCCAACTTCCAAGATCACGGACAGACGGGtgtggagaaagaggaagag GTGCAGTGCTCTGTTACGCTGAGGGAGGGCGCTGTGGAGGTGACAGTGTCTGGACTGAAAGCCACAGACACAGATGTGTATCGCTGTGGGATAGAGGTCTTGTACCCACCACCGTACCTGCGGCTCACAGGCAACGGCACACTCATTCATGTGTTAG ATAACCCTCACTGTCCTCTGGAGGGGCCTCAGACAGCGATTGCACACCAGGGGGGTGAAGAGGAGGACGATGAGGGTGATGAGAGGATAGCACCAGTCAGTATTCCTGTGGTTGTACTGGTGTTACTGGTCATTATTgtcctcatcatcattatctaCTTCCAG tctGTCCAGTGTCAACAAGGGAGGAGGGAGATCGTCAGATCTGTGCATGGTGGGCCTTACAAGGTGGATGCTGTTGCATTTTCATGTGACGACATGGCATGA
- the LOC130177169 gene encoding uncharacterized protein LOC130177169 — protein sequence MTTYSFNIFIILTVYLSFSFHPSQGFKVIQPQYQTINPDGSATISCEHKANVSSVKDVRLNRVSLQGGVERLMLCQKGNTGCKNTVMYQENPNKFLFILLNIGPEATKVAYECEFTVKTGPLDNTKRGTPTQLRAGQNKTEDYVPPSLSPPPPPPPSHLVGYQLIWILIGLLALIILYSSVITCVYIRFRMTSNNREPDNCTYVEMRKAPLTADSPLGIFCG from the exons ATGACAACTTACAGCTtcaacatcttcatcatcctcacagTTTATCTGAGCTTCAGCTTCCACCCAAGTCAAG gTTTTAAGGTGATTCAGCCGCAGTATCAGACTATAAACCCGGATGGATCAGCCACTATCAGCTGTGAGCACAAAGCAAACGTCAGTTCTGTTAAAGATGTTCGACTCAACCGCGTCTCATT ACAAGGCGGAGTTGAACGGTTGATGCTCTGCCAGAAGGGAAATACAGGCTGTAAGAACACTGTCATGTATCAAGAGAATCCCAACAAGTTCCTTTTCATCTTACTCAACATCGGGCCAGAGGCCACGAAAGTGGCATACGAGTGTGAGTTCACGGTGAAAACCGGTCCACTAGACAACACCAAGAGAGGAACACCAACCCAACTGCGGGCAG gtcaaaacaaaacagaggacTACgtacctccctctctctctcctcctcctcctcctcccccttctcatCTTGTGGGTTATCAACTCATCTGGATTCTGATTGGTCTGCTGGCTCTGATAATACTCTACAGCTCTGTCATCACCTGCGTCTATATCAGATTCAGGAtgact AGCAACAACAGAGAACCTGACAACTGCACCTATGTGGAAATGAGGAAAGCTCCTCTGACAGCGGATTCACCTCTCGGCATTTTCTGCGGGTAG